In Arthrobacter sp. SLBN-83, one DNA window encodes the following:
- a CDS encoding Bax inhibitor-1/YccA family protein translates to MALGGNPIFNGKSFRGATQAPPVPQAPYGAPYGQQPYGQSPYGQQSYGQAPSGQGWGAQSQNMTDEQLRQMYAQPSAGPADTGRMTFDDVIMKTAACLAAVIAGAAVTLVVAQGLASLLMIVGALGGFVLALVNTFKKQPSPALILAYAALEGLFLGGLTRILDGMFPGVGLQAVIGTLSVFAVTLVLFKSGKVRATPRAMRFFMIALIGYAVFALINMVMMWTGAVQSPFGLRTSFEIFGIPLGVFIGLLAIGLAAFSLIMDFTSIEAGVRSGAPQRFSWTAAFGLTVTLVWLYVEIIRLLAILRGDD, encoded by the coding sequence ATGGCACTTGGCGGCAACCCGATCTTCAACGGAAAGAGTTTCCGTGGAGCCACCCAGGCACCGCCTGTCCCGCAGGCTCCTTATGGCGCTCCCTACGGCCAGCAGCCGTACGGGCAGTCGCCGTATGGCCAGCAGTCGTACGGCCAGGCTCCCTCCGGCCAGGGCTGGGGCGCGCAGTCCCAGAACATGACCGACGAACAGCTGCGGCAGATGTACGCCCAGCCCTCCGCCGGTCCCGCAGACACCGGCCGCATGACGTTTGACGACGTCATCATGAAGACCGCTGCCTGCCTCGCGGCCGTGATTGCCGGCGCCGCAGTCACCCTTGTGGTGGCACAGGGCCTGGCCTCGCTGCTGATGATCGTCGGTGCCCTGGGCGGCTTCGTGCTGGCTCTGGTCAACACGTTCAAGAAGCAGCCGTCGCCCGCGCTGATCCTGGCCTACGCAGCCCTCGAGGGCCTGTTCCTTGGCGGCCTGACCCGGATCCTCGACGGCATGTTCCCCGGTGTTGGCCTGCAGGCCGTGATCGGCACGCTGTCCGTCTTCGCCGTGACCCTGGTCCTCTTCAAGAGCGGCAAGGTCCGGGCCACGCCCCGCGCCATGCGGTTCTTCATGATCGCCCTTATTGGCTACGCCGTGTTCGCGCTGATCAACATGGTCATGATGTGGACAGGCGCCGTGCAGAGCCCGTTCGGCCTGCGCACCAGTTTTGAAATCTTCGGCATCCCGCTGGGCGTCTTCATCGGCCTGCTGGCCATCGGACTTGCTGCCTTCTCGCTCATCATGGACTTCACCAGCATCGAGGCGGGCGTCCGCAGCGGCGCCCCGCAGCGCTTCTCCTGGACGGCTGCCTTTGGCCTCACCGTCACGCTGGTCTGGCTGTACGTGGAAATCATCCGCCTGCTGGCCATCCTCCGCGGCGACGACTAG
- a CDS encoding S8 family serine peptidase: MDSTTASPRFLPRAAAALMAVLLAACCFCAGLFTAPSARADEWRDKEYWLADSGITKAWEVSKGAGVKVAVIDSGIDAQHPDLKGAVVGGYDASGSGRPDGQKSVGSKPEHGTLVATMLAGRGHQPASASPSPSPGPAGTPPDGIMGVAPEAQLLSVSTWLGSPNPSGKSDQDQIPEAVRWAVDNGAKVINISLGSTTPQWPQSWDAAFLYAEQKDVVIVAAAGNRVGGNTQVGAPATIPGVLTVAGLDRKNVASVDASSQGISIGVAAPAENLLGGLPGGGYAEWAGTSGSTPIVAGVAALIRSKWPDMSAEQVINRIITTAKDAGAPGKDPLYGYGILNAEAALKADVPQVSVNPLGTIAEWIRVHRRGNAAPATPLPTATQAPSAAPTLPEATVPAAKAPSPRDSAIGAAVVIGFAVLFVAIIAAAAIQLRRAARNPALTAEEPDTGALDKVRSARNSNVTDRRRS; the protein is encoded by the coding sequence ATGGATTCCACAACAGCTTCCCCCCGCTTTTTGCCGCGGGCGGCGGCGGCCCTTATGGCCGTCCTCCTGGCCGCTTGCTGCTTCTGCGCCGGCCTCTTCACTGCACCCTCTGCAAGGGCCGATGAGTGGCGCGACAAGGAATACTGGCTGGCAGATTCCGGCATCACCAAGGCCTGGGAAGTGTCAAAGGGCGCAGGCGTCAAGGTAGCCGTCATCGACAGTGGCATCGATGCCCAGCACCCGGACCTCAAAGGTGCGGTCGTTGGCGGCTACGACGCATCCGGCTCAGGCCGGCCCGACGGCCAAAAGAGCGTGGGCTCCAAGCCCGAACACGGCACCCTGGTAGCTACGATGCTTGCCGGCCGCGGCCATCAGCCAGCCAGCGCAAGCCCCAGCCCCAGCCCGGGACCGGCGGGTACACCCCCCGACGGCATCATGGGCGTGGCGCCGGAAGCACAGCTCCTTTCGGTCTCCACCTGGCTGGGCTCGCCCAACCCTTCGGGCAAGAGCGACCAGGACCAGATTCCCGAGGCCGTCCGGTGGGCCGTGGACAACGGCGCCAAGGTGATCAACATTTCGCTGGGCAGTACCACCCCGCAGTGGCCGCAAAGCTGGGACGCCGCCTTCCTTTACGCGGAACAGAAGGACGTGGTCATCGTTGCCGCGGCCGGCAACCGGGTAGGCGGCAACACCCAGGTAGGCGCCCCCGCCACCATCCCGGGCGTCCTGACCGTAGCCGGGCTGGACCGGAAAAACGTTGCCAGCGTGGACGCTTCCTCACAGGGGATCAGCATCGGTGTCGCCGCGCCTGCCGAAAACCTCCTGGGCGGACTCCCCGGTGGCGGCTACGCGGAGTGGGCCGGCACCTCCGGCTCCACCCCCATCGTGGCCGGCGTGGCCGCCCTGATCCGGTCCAAGTGGCCGGACATGAGTGCTGAACAGGTAATCAACAGGATCATCACCACGGCCAAGGACGCGGGAGCCCCGGGCAAGGACCCGCTGTACGGCTACGGCATCCTCAACGCCGAGGCAGCACTCAAGGCCGATGTTCCGCAGGTGTCGGTTAACCCGTTGGGCACCATCGCCGAGTGGATCCGCGTCCACAGGCGGGGAAACGCTGCTCCCGCAACTCCACTGCCAACCGCCACCCAGGCGCCCAGCGCCGCACCCACGCTGCCCGAAGCAACCGTTCCCGCTGCCAAGGCGCCGTCCCCCCGGGACAGTGCCATCGGCGCCGCCGTCGTGATCGGGTTTGCCGTCCTGTTTGTCGCGATCATCGCGGCAGCCGCCATCCAGCTTCGCAGGGCCGCCCGCAACCCTGCCCTTACCGCAGAAGAACCGGACACAGGGGCGCTGGACAAGGTGCGTTCAGCAAGGAATTCCAACGTTACAGACCGTCGCCGAAGTTAG
- a CDS encoding ABC transporter ATP-binding protein, with protein sequence MTLLELEGVSVHYGRIQALRDISFTVEEGEVVALIGANGAGKTTTMRTISGLLNCTEGKITFAGQDITKMKAHIRVVHGISQAPEGRGIFPGMTVMENLDMGTFGRKDRSGVAKDLDRVFDLFPRLKEREKQFGGTMSGGEQQMLAIGRALMSNPKLLLLDEPSMGLAPQFIRQIFKIIKEINNQGTTVLMVEQNANQALAGAHRAFVLETGEITRSGTGKELLEDPSVKEAYLGVG encoded by the coding sequence ATGACGTTGCTTGAACTTGAGGGCGTATCCGTCCACTATGGCCGCATCCAGGCCTTGCGGGACATTTCCTTCACCGTGGAGGAAGGTGAAGTGGTGGCGCTGATCGGTGCCAACGGCGCAGGCAAGACCACCACCATGCGGACCATTTCCGGCCTGCTGAACTGCACGGAAGGCAAGATCACCTTCGCCGGCCAGGACATCACCAAGATGAAGGCCCACATCCGGGTGGTCCACGGGATTTCGCAGGCCCCCGAGGGGCGCGGCATTTTCCCGGGCATGACCGTCATGGAGAACCTGGACATGGGAACCTTTGGGCGCAAGGACAGGAGCGGCGTTGCGAAGGACCTGGACCGCGTCTTCGACCTGTTTCCCCGGTTGAAGGAGCGGGAGAAGCAGTTCGGCGGCACGATGTCCGGCGGTGAGCAGCAGATGCTGGCGATCGGACGGGCCCTGATGTCCAATCCGAAGCTGCTGCTGCTGGACGAGCCGTCCATGGGCCTGGCACCGCAGTTCATCCGCCAGATCTTCAAGATCATCAAGGAAATCAACAACCAGGGCACCACTGTCCTCATGGTGGAGCAGAACGCCAACCAGGCACTGGCCGGGGCGCACCGCGCCTTCGTGCTGGAAACGGGGGAGATCACCCGCAGCGGCACAGGCAAGGAGCTGCTGGAGGACCCTTCCGTCAAGGAGGCCTACCTGGGCGTGGGATAG
- a CDS encoding ABC transporter ATP-binding protein, whose product MSSEERHAGSSSVEEQPAHEAAAATQESPAAPVAPELDMDALAEAGVDQELAEKVAPDRDIAVKVGDNIVEVQNLTIKFGGLVALDNVSFNIKRGEILGLIGPNGAGKTTCFNAMTGVYKPTSGKVVLEGQVLNGIKQHKITRLGLSRTFQNIRLFGEMTALENVVVGLDARHRTSVGGALLRLPTHIREEKSAIERGMALLDFVGIGSHAHVLSRQLPYGYQRRLEIARALATDPKVLCLDEPAAGFNPAEKEELMALIRTIRDEGYTVLLIEHDMKLVMGVTDRIVVLEFGKKIADGLPREIREDPRVIAAYLGEPEDDVA is encoded by the coding sequence ATGAGCTCCGAGGAAAGGCACGCAGGCTCCAGCAGCGTGGAAGAGCAACCGGCACATGAGGCCGCCGCCGCAACCCAGGAAAGCCCCGCGGCCCCTGTCGCGCCGGAACTGGACATGGATGCCCTGGCCGAGGCCGGGGTGGACCAGGAACTGGCCGAAAAGGTGGCTCCGGACCGCGATATCGCGGTCAAGGTGGGCGACAACATCGTCGAGGTGCAGAACCTGACCATCAAGTTCGGTGGCCTCGTGGCGCTGGACAACGTCAGCTTCAACATCAAGCGTGGCGAGATCCTGGGGCTCATTGGACCCAACGGCGCAGGCAAGACCACCTGCTTCAACGCGATGACCGGTGTTTACAAGCCCACCAGCGGGAAAGTGGTTTTGGAGGGCCAGGTCCTGAACGGCATCAAGCAGCACAAGATCACGCGCCTGGGCCTGTCGCGCACGTTCCAGAACATCCGCCTGTTCGGCGAAATGACGGCCCTGGAGAACGTGGTGGTGGGCCTGGACGCACGGCACCGGACCAGCGTAGGCGGGGCACTGCTGCGCCTGCCCACCCACATCCGGGAGGAAAAGTCGGCCATCGAACGCGGCATGGCCCTGCTGGACTTCGTGGGTATCGGCAGCCATGCTCATGTGCTGTCCCGGCAACTCCCGTACGGCTACCAGCGCCGGCTCGAAATCGCGCGTGCGCTGGCCACCGACCCAAAGGTGCTGTGCCTTGACGAGCCTGCGGCCGGGTTCAACCCGGCTGAGAAAGAGGAGCTGATGGCGCTGATCCGCACCATCAGGGATGAGGGCTACACGGTGCTGCTGATTGAGCACGACATGAAGCTGGTGATGGGCGTGACAGACCGGATCGTGGTGCTGGAGTTTGGGAAGAAGATCGCGGACGGACTGCCGCGCGAGATCCGCGAGGATCCCCGCGTTATTGCCGCCTACCTAGGAGAGCCCGAAGATGACGTTGCTTGA
- a CDS encoding NAD(P)/FAD-dependent oxidoreductase encodes MATTPQLQDRPRVLVVGGGYVGLYVALKLQKKIANAGGIVTVVDPLPYMTYQPFLPEVAGGNIEARHAVVSHRQHLKQTELIQGRVTSIDHVNRKAVVAPADGGENFEVPYFDVVLAAGAITRTFPIKGLADKGIGLKTIEEAVALRNKLLERIEVASTMTDPAARARALTFVVVGGGFAGIECITEMEDLARAAVRNNPRIKQEEVRFVLVEAMGRIMPEVTAQQADWVVEHLRSRGIEVLLNTSLDSAEGTLKLINLPDKTPAQEFEADTLVWTAGVQANPMVRSTDFPLEPRGRVRVLPDLRISGDEGIVENAWAAGDIAAVPDLTGKGLPDGTCVPNAQHALRQAKRLAKNLWASRWDKPLTDYKHKNLGAVAGFGEWKGVANINLLGRIGLKGAPAWLAHRGYHGMAMPTFERKFRVILNWIIGFFAGRDTTQLMDLDNPRGAFVSAATPAPKPAAAPAAVPAGSGSTAAAAPKETVAANAK; translated from the coding sequence ATGGCAACCACCCCACAGCTCCAGGACCGTCCCAGGGTACTCGTCGTCGGCGGCGGGTACGTCGGCCTGTACGTAGCACTGAAACTGCAGAAGAAGATCGCGAATGCCGGTGGCATCGTTACCGTCGTTGATCCCCTGCCCTACATGACCTACCAGCCCTTCCTCCCCGAGGTTGCCGGCGGCAACATCGAAGCCCGCCACGCAGTGGTATCCCACCGCCAGCACCTCAAGCAGACGGAACTGATCCAGGGGCGCGTCACCTCGATCGACCACGTCAACCGCAAGGCTGTTGTGGCTCCCGCCGACGGCGGCGAAAACTTTGAGGTTCCCTACTTCGACGTCGTGCTCGCGGCCGGCGCCATCACCCGCACGTTCCCCATCAAGGGCCTGGCGGACAAGGGCATCGGCCTGAAGACCATCGAGGAAGCCGTTGCGCTGCGCAACAAGCTGCTCGAGCGCATCGAGGTTGCCTCCACCATGACGGACCCTGCCGCACGCGCCCGTGCCCTCACCTTCGTGGTGGTCGGCGGCGGCTTCGCCGGCATCGAGTGCATCACCGAAATGGAAGACCTCGCCCGCGCCGCAGTGCGCAACAACCCCCGCATCAAGCAGGAGGAAGTGCGCTTCGTGCTGGTCGAGGCCATGGGCCGCATCATGCCCGAGGTCACCGCCCAGCAGGCCGACTGGGTGGTGGAACACCTGCGCAGCCGCGGCATTGAGGTCCTCCTCAACACCTCGCTGGACAGCGCCGAGGGCACCCTCAAGCTCATCAACCTTCCGGACAAGACCCCCGCCCAGGAATTCGAGGCGGACACCCTGGTGTGGACCGCCGGCGTGCAGGCCAACCCCATGGTCCGCTCCACCGACTTCCCGCTCGAGCCCCGCGGCCGCGTCCGCGTCCTGCCGGACCTGCGCATCTCCGGGGACGAAGGCATCGTGGAGAACGCCTGGGCAGCCGGCGACATCGCCGCTGTTCCGGACCTCACCGGAAAGGGCCTGCCGGACGGCACCTGCGTTCCCAACGCCCAGCACGCCCTGCGCCAGGCCAAGCGCCTTGCCAAGAACCTCTGGGCTTCCCGCTGGGACAAGCCGCTGACCGACTACAAGCACAAGAACCTTGGTGCCGTGGCCGGCTTCGGCGAATGGAAGGGCGTTGCCAACATCAACCTCCTGGGCCGCATCGGCCTTAAGGGAGCACCGGCCTGGCTGGCCCACCGCGGCTACCACGGCATGGCCATGCCCACGTTTGAGCGCAAGTTCCGCGTCATCCTGAACTGGATCATCGGCTTCTTCGCCGGCCGCGACACCACCCAGCTGATGGACCTGGACAACCCCCGCGGCGCCTTCGTCTCGGCGGCAACCCCGGCCCCCAAGCCTGCAGCGGCACCCGCAGCCGTGCCGGCCGGCTCGGGTTCCACCGCTGCCGCGGCTCCCAAGGAGACCGTGGCGGCCAACGCCAAGTAG
- the galK gene encoding galactokinase — MQEQDQVGNAPAARADLSARFGQEFGSAPDGVWQAPGRVNLIGEHTDYNEGFVLPFAIDRTARVAVAVRQDSTVRLLSTYGDQGVVSTTLDSLRPGTAKGWTKYPLGVMWALRERGIGVPGLDLLLDSNVPLGAGLSSSHAIECAVITALNDLTGAGLSAQDMVLATQRAENDFVGAPTGIMDQSASLRGSEGHAVFLDCRDQTASLVPFETQPAGLVLLVIDTKVSHSHSDGGYASRRASCELGAEVLGVKALRDVEVADLEEASGLLDEVTFRRVRHVVTENDRVLQTVELLGGPGPSAIGPLLDASHASMRDDFEISCPELDLAVDTSRANGAIGARMTGGGFGGAAIALTPVDAEQKVRDAVVKAFAGAGFAAPEIFTVSPAAGAKRIS, encoded by the coding sequence ATGCAGGAACAGGACCAGGTTGGCAACGCACCTGCCGCCCGTGCAGACCTCAGCGCCCGCTTCGGGCAGGAGTTCGGCAGCGCGCCCGACGGCGTATGGCAGGCCCCGGGGCGGGTGAACCTCATCGGCGAACACACCGACTACAACGAGGGCTTTGTCCTCCCCTTCGCCATCGACCGCACGGCCCGCGTGGCCGTCGCCGTCCGCCAGGACTCCACCGTGCGGCTGCTCTCAACCTATGGTGACCAGGGCGTAGTCAGCACCACCCTCGATTCATTGCGCCCCGGCACAGCCAAGGGCTGGACGAAGTACCCCCTGGGCGTCATGTGGGCACTCCGGGAGCGGGGCATCGGCGTCCCCGGACTGGACCTGCTCCTGGATTCCAACGTGCCGCTCGGTGCCGGCCTCTCGTCGTCGCACGCCATTGAATGCGCGGTCATTACCGCACTCAATGACCTCACCGGGGCCGGTCTTTCTGCCCAGGACATGGTGCTGGCCACCCAGCGGGCGGAAAACGACTTTGTCGGTGCGCCCACGGGCATCATGGACCAGTCCGCGTCGCTGCGTGGTTCAGAGGGCCACGCGGTCTTCCTGGACTGCCGGGACCAGACGGCAAGCCTGGTGCCCTTCGAAACCCAGCCCGCGGGCCTGGTGCTCCTGGTGATCGACACGAAGGTGTCGCACTCGCACTCCGATGGAGGCTACGCCTCACGCCGCGCATCCTGCGAGCTGGGCGCCGAGGTACTGGGCGTCAAGGCGCTGCGCGACGTCGAGGTGGCCGATCTTGAGGAGGCCAGCGGCCTGTTGGATGAGGTGACGTTCCGGCGGGTGCGGCACGTGGTCACCGAGAATGACCGGGTGCTCCAGACCGTGGAGCTGCTGGGCGGCCCCGGCCCCAGCGCCATCGGCCCCCTGCTGGATGCCAGCCACGCCTCCATGCGCGACGATTTCGAAATCTCGTGCCCCGAACTGGACCTGGCCGTGGACACCTCCCGGGCCAATGGGGCCATCGGCGCGCGCATGACGGGCGGCGGGTTCGGCGGAGCAGCCATTGCGCTGACCCCCGTGGACGCCGAACAAAAGGTGCGTGACGCCGTCGTGAAGGCTTTCGCCGGCGCCGGCTTTGCGGCACCGGAGATCTTCACCGTCTCCCCTGCCGCCGGAGCGAAACGGATCTCCTAA
- a CDS encoding branched-chain amino acid ABC transporter permease, which translates to MSMTDGPTPLRTAAAEQAAEDREASAKAPGRSALRQQGKRKPGYFSDRWQALSRQQQWAFLIVVVVLAYLLPLINPPIITTEPGNNFALACFDMARFALIAVGLNIVVGYAGLLDLGYVAFFAVGSYVAAMLTSPDSPYLHIPYLWTLPVAMAVTMFFGVMLGVPTLRLRGDYLAIVTLGFGEIIRILATIIPAMKGQVGFQNVGHPPGDGADGQPIFSNSNGVPWYWLTLTIIIIVTLLVGNLERSRVGRAWIAIREDEDAAEIMGVPTFKYKVWAFAIGAAVGGLSGALFAGQVGFVNNQKFDVTTSILFLAAVVLGGAGNKVGAILGGALVSYIPLRFTAIAEYKYLIFGIALVLIMIFRSQGLLPARQRLLAYGRTALNKVTSRDATEPKDTDTPASGPDTRTAGQRGAEA; encoded by the coding sequence ATGAGTATGACGGACGGCCCCACGCCGCTGCGGACAGCGGCTGCCGAACAGGCTGCAGAGGACCGCGAAGCCTCGGCGAAAGCCCCGGGCAGGAGCGCGCTCCGGCAGCAGGGGAAACGGAAACCCGGCTACTTCTCCGACCGGTGGCAGGCCTTGTCCCGCCAGCAACAGTGGGCATTCCTGATAGTCGTCGTGGTCCTGGCCTACCTGCTGCCGCTGATCAATCCGCCCATCATCACCACCGAACCCGGCAACAACTTCGCCCTTGCCTGCTTCGACATGGCACGCTTTGCGCTGATCGCGGTGGGACTCAATATCGTGGTGGGGTACGCCGGCCTGCTGGACCTGGGGTACGTTGCCTTCTTCGCGGTGGGTTCGTACGTTGCCGCCATGCTGACCAGCCCGGATTCGCCGTACCTGCACATTCCCTACCTGTGGACGCTTCCGGTGGCCATGGCGGTCACCATGTTCTTCGGCGTCATGCTGGGCGTGCCCACCCTCCGGCTCAGGGGCGACTATCTCGCCATCGTGACGCTCGGCTTCGGCGAGATCATCCGCATCCTCGCCACCATCATCCCGGCCATGAAGGGCCAGGTGGGCTTCCAGAACGTGGGCCACCCGCCCGGCGACGGGGCTGACGGCCAGCCGATCTTCTCCAACTCAAACGGCGTCCCCTGGTACTGGCTGACCCTGACCATCATCATCATCGTCACCCTGCTGGTGGGCAACCTGGAACGCAGCCGGGTGGGCCGCGCCTGGATCGCCATCCGCGAAGATGAGGACGCCGCGGAAATCATGGGTGTTCCCACCTTCAAATACAAGGTGTGGGCCTTCGCCATCGGTGCTGCCGTCGGCGGCCTTTCCGGCGCCCTGTTCGCCGGCCAGGTGGGGTTCGTCAACAACCAGAAGTTCGACGTCACCACGTCCATCCTGTTCCTCGCCGCGGTCGTGCTGGGTGGCGCCGGCAACAAGGTGGGGGCCATTCTCGGCGGAGCCCTGGTCAGCTACATCCCGCTCAGGTTCACTGCCATTGCCGAGTACAAATACCTGATCTTCGGCATTGCGCTGGTGCTGATCATGATCTTCCGTTCGCAAGGTCTGCTCCCGGCCCGGCAGCGACTGCTTGCCTACGGCCGGACGGCCTTGAACAAGGTCACCAGCCGCGACGCCACGGAACCCAAAGACACGGACACTCCGGCGTCGGGCCCCGATACCCGCACCGCCGGGCAGAGAGGAGCGGAGGCATGA
- a CDS encoding branched-chain amino acid ABC transporter permease, which translates to MLSTLVPLLPTENDWITFDIPSLAENFWSATFDGLTFGAIYALVALGYTLVYGVLNLINFAHSEVFIVGCYAVFFTLSSLGFGPSVPRLDIWAIILNLLLALVLAMLASAVTAFLLERIAYKPLRKRNAPRLVFLITAIGASFTIQYLIYLWRGPSPELALTMFRPTPIFDVFGTIIDSQQLVIIIAAVIMMVGIDRFISKSRTGRGIRAVAQDPDTATLMGVNKERIIITTFVIGGLLAGAAALFYVMKIPSGVQYSGGFVLGIKAFAAAVLGGIGNVRGALLGGLLLGLIGNYGQILLGNSQWTDVVAFVVLVLVLLLRPEGILGTSLGRSKA; encoded by the coding sequence ATGCTTTCCACTCTTGTCCCACTACTCCCGACGGAAAACGACTGGATCACCTTCGACATACCGTCCCTGGCCGAGAACTTCTGGAGTGCCACTTTTGACGGCCTCACCTTCGGAGCCATCTACGCGCTCGTAGCGCTGGGTTACACCCTGGTCTACGGCGTCCTCAACCTGATCAACTTCGCCCACTCGGAAGTGTTCATCGTCGGCTGCTACGCAGTCTTCTTCACGCTCAGCAGCCTTGGCTTTGGTCCTTCCGTTCCCCGGCTGGACATCTGGGCAATCATCCTCAACCTGCTGCTGGCACTGGTTTTGGCCATGCTTGCCTCCGCAGTGACAGCCTTCCTGCTGGAACGCATCGCCTATAAGCCGCTCCGCAAGCGGAACGCCCCGCGCCTGGTCTTCCTGATTACTGCCATCGGCGCATCCTTCACCATCCAGTACCTGATCTACCTGTGGCGCGGTCCCAGTCCTGAGCTTGCCTTGACCATGTTCCGTCCCACCCCCATCTTCGATGTGTTCGGCACCATCATTGACTCCCAGCAGCTGGTCATCATCATCGCCGCGGTGATCATGATGGTGGGCATCGACAGGTTCATCAGCAAGTCGCGCACCGGCCGCGGCATCCGCGCGGTGGCACAGGATCCTGACACCGCCACGTTGATGGGCGTCAACAAAGAGCGCATCATTATTACCACCTTCGTCATCGGAGGCCTGCTCGCAGGAGCCGCCGCCTTGTTCTACGTCATGAAGATCCCGTCCGGTGTCCAGTACAGCGGCGGATTCGTCCTTGGCATCAAGGCTTTCGCGGCCGCAGTGCTCGGCGGCATCGGCAACGTCCGCGGCGCCCTGCTGGGCGGCCTGCTGCTTGGCCTGATCGGCAACTACGGCCAGATCCTGCTGGGCAACTCTCAGTGGACCGACGTCGTGGCCTTCGTGGTGCTGGTGCTCGTGCTGCTGCTGCGGCCCGAAGGCATCCTGGGAACCTCCCTTGGAAGGAGCAAAGCATGA
- a CDS encoding branched-chain amino acid ABC transporter substrate-binding protein, giving the protein MYRKKVLTSLAAAATFSMLLSACANQAGPGTTESSGSSSKVNIPAISKVDVPSGAVKPAGDGKATCPATTTLAYAGAQTGPNAQLGVNIFNGIQLAIDQHNKANPGCQVQFKKFDTEGDPNKATGPVTQLVSEQDIVGVVGLPFSGESKATGNIFEQKGLVHITPSATNPTLTENGWTTFFRGLGNDAVQGPAAAKFLTGKLGAKKVYLVQDDSDYGIGLGTSTSAGLGSALAGTEKVTTGQKDFSAVISKIMNAKADAVFYAGYYAEGAPFDQQLVGKGFTGTFVAPDGVKDDQFIKQAGDASNNAYFTCPCIPGELITDFATAYKDVSKGAEPGTYSIEGYDAATVLLSGIDAGKQSRADLLAWVKAYDKDGLSKHYKWDAKGELQAPTVYGYKVENGKIVPVGPIGE; this is encoded by the coding sequence ATGTACCGAAAGAAAGTCCTCACCTCGTTGGCAGCAGCAGCCACATTCAGCATGCTGCTGTCGGCCTGTGCCAACCAGGCGGGCCCCGGCACCACCGAAAGCTCCGGTTCGTCCAGCAAGGTGAACATCCCCGCCATTTCGAAAGTGGATGTCCCCTCCGGTGCCGTCAAACCGGCCGGTGACGGCAAGGCCACCTGCCCCGCGACCACCACGTTGGCCTACGCAGGCGCGCAGACCGGTCCCAACGCCCAGCTCGGCGTCAACATCTTCAACGGCATCCAGCTGGCCATCGACCAGCACAACAAGGCCAACCCCGGCTGCCAGGTCCAGTTCAAGAAGTTCGACACCGAAGGTGACCCCAACAAGGCCACCGGCCCTGTCACCCAGCTGGTAAGCGAGCAGGACATTGTTGGCGTGGTCGGCCTGCCCTTCTCGGGTGAATCCAAGGCCACGGGCAACATCTTCGAGCAGAAGGGCCTGGTCCACATCACGCCGTCGGCCACCAATCCCACGCTTACCGAGAACGGCTGGACCACCTTCTTCCGGGGCCTCGGCAATGACGCCGTCCAGGGCCCGGCAGCGGCCAAGTTCCTCACCGGCAAGCTGGGCGCCAAGAAGGTCTACCTGGTCCAGGACGACTCCGACTACGGCATTGGCCTGGGCACCTCCACCTCCGCCGGCCTCGGCAGCGCGCTGGCCGGAACGGAAAAGGTGACCACCGGGCAGAAGGACTTCTCGGCAGTCATCTCCAAGATCATGAACGCCAAGGCTGATGCCGTGTTCTACGCCGGCTACTACGCCGAGGGTGCACCGTTCGACCAGCAGCTGGTAGGCAAGGGCTTCACCGGAACCTTCGTGGCACCGGATGGCGTGAAGGACGACCAGTTCATCAAGCAGGCAGGCGACGCCTCGAACAACGCCTACTTCACCTGCCCCTGCATCCCCGGCGAGCTCATCACCGACTTCGCCACGGCCTACAAGGACGTCTCCAAGGGAGCAGAACCCGGAACATACTCGATCGAAGGTTACGACGCCGCTACTGTCCTCCTGTCCGGCATTGACGCAGGCAAGCAAAGCCGCGCGGACCTGCTGGCCTGGGTCAAGGCCTACGACAAGGACGGCCTGAGCAAGCACTACAAGTGGGACGCCAAGGGTGAACTCCAGGCCCCGACCGTCTACGGCTACAAGGTGGAGAACGGCAAGATCGTCCCCGTCGGTCCCATCGGGGAGTAG